Part of the Nilaparvata lugens isolate BPH unplaced genomic scaffold, ASM1435652v1 scaffold4423, whole genome shotgun sequence genome, TCGTACAATCATGGTTCTAGCCcaatatttcaatatcaattagaaTGTGATTATAGGATAGAAATATGTATCTCATTTACTTGGCtaatatgttgtcataatacagtagtgttttgcttgaagcttccttaggatactgtagtgaatttgaatttcgctccttcagtcggggaatgtaatgtcggctgctagtgagagcgaaatggattcactcgtgatgacgtcacggacgttcattttgttacgttcaatctgtgagtgcccaaacacattctgaccgctggACGTAAGTTGCAGAAACAATTCAGTGTCAAAGGATTCTAGGCTCACTTACATATTTCTACTATGAACTACTTGAAACTAAACTGAACTAGATACTACTATGAACTTTGATCCTCTACAAACTAACTAAACTGAACTTACTCACTGAAATttgtaatagaataaattttaattgaactgaAATTGAATGTGCACTATGTGAACTGCTCTGCTCGATccgctcggttgactgaagacatgtgtacgctctcattcctgctctagtatatcgagccgcCCGATAAGtgagcgacaaccgagcggttggactggagactacaaccgccgcgatttGCCGGCGACTACTCAAACCGAGCGttgcatgtgtacggcaccatgtgtttccctatacctggcaaccgCGTGAaaaccgagcgtaaatcgctgtcatgtgaacaggctctaaGGGATTGGTTCCAGTGTACATCCAACCACCTATTTAGAGCAgctgtgaataaaataaaaatcgccatcatgatagccaacctccgccatggagacggtACATGAAGAAGGAGATAGTGTGTTTGTGGTTAGTGAATGTGTGTGTTTGCAGGGCATACTCGTTCCACGTGAGCGCCGAGGGTCAAATGCAGCCAGTGCCGTTTCCGCCGGACGCGCTGATTGGTCCGGGCATTCCACGGCACGCGCGCCAAATCAACACCCCTGTCTCATGGCGAGGTGGTCTGCGCCGTCACCATCTCCAACCCCACCAAGTACGTCTACACCGGCGGCAAGGGATGCGTCAAGGTGTGGGACATCAGTCAACCCGGCTCCAAGTCGCCTGTCTCGCAGCTCGACTGTCTGGTAAATAATCATACCTAACCTAACAGTTAACCACACCTAACCTAACTAATAATCATATCCAATCCAAATCCGCCTACACATTTCAAGACCAGACTTTAGATGGTCCAAAGCCgggtccacactgaacaaatgtttgacatacatgttcggcaaacatgtttgttgagtggctcagggacaaacatttttaaaagtttggacaatcattgtttgtaaaaatattactgtttttcaaaacattttcagAGTTTTCTGTGAAATATAAAAGCTTCAGtgcttacaaatattttctttcatgacgcgtccacactggtcACGGGCATATATTGTTTGTCAAaccataataaaatttgcccaaccTGTTTCAACAAGCATGCTTTCGACTTTAAGTTTGGTCTTTTAATGTGTAGGGCTGTCTGTCTTTAGACCgattaattatttttagacCATCTGCCGATCTGACAAAAGACCGAAGACCACAGACGGTCTTTTCTTCCCCCACCACTATTTTGGTCGGGTCTTGTAGTGTGTAGCGCTGTCTTTAGACGGCAGACGGTCTTCAGTAGCTCGTCGATCTTGGTAGAAAAttaaatcaaaagtaaaaatgaaatatttctaaGTGAAAACATACTGagaaactgacaacattgcaaagctagagagaggtAGCACTATCCGCTCTGTtgcatgatagacaaggacagcatcactattgtcaatcgtacactgtcattataacgtggacctcactatagaacagatTATCCACTGGAGTTACATTTTGCAATTATCACTGTAACATTATGATGATCCTCATTACCGCATTCCTACAACTAATTTAACAGTATGCCGCAGACAATTCATATACGGTACATAagttataaatttatgaatattttgccaGACCAATTAATTTTAGATAGAATTATAAATCAGCCATTAGAAATGTAGAGGGATGTATCAGAGTAGCaatgttaagctgcgtttacaccaaagttattaacaaaatggtaataacttaatctttatagattctatagattgaacggaacttgacaaacacattgtccatcatgtgtatgatgagttagaatctataaggattaagttattaacattttgttaataactttttgttaacaTTTTTGTACAAAAAAGTACAATtttttaataacattttgttaataactttggtgtaaatgcagcttttTTCACCTCATGTACAGTTAAAATCTACATCATTAAAAAACCTTtttctttgatattatttttactaagttacatgtTTTTAGATATATTACTACAATCATTATTGACAGTCATTACAGTCATTTTGTATTATTACTACTATTTGAATAACATTAAATGTTTTCAATCATTTatgtttaagttaaactagtagttctgtgaacagtagacctcgcgctcagtaagttatattgacctgttgttatattttctcaaaaattaataaataatttatcaatttgaaatgtctagaaaaaattctaaataaacatacagctttctgtcctatcgtaccgtgacgtgtcgtcccggaatgtgagtgtgagcgctgttatcaggtctggctgcaactgtctactaacgttgatggaaagatacattctcaagatgttcaatgtttttgaatgggtagttgaccgagcgaagtgaggtctaagattcaaatcgacggtttgccatttctcttaatgtttaaatgtttgaatgtttaaatgtttatatgttgcgcatttacggcgaaacgcggtaatagattttcatgaaatttgacaggtatgttccttttttaattgcgcgtgtacgtatatacaaggttattggaaattttgcatttcaaggataatataaaggaaaaaggagcccccTTCCTAagccaatatcagagtaaaaatctgactatagaattattcatcataaatcagctgacaagtgattacacagatgtgtggagaagccagtctattgctgtatttccataaggtctatagtttcaatcagatactcttgtagatgagaatactgcgtgaggtctactgttcacagaactactagtattatagtcaactgtctactaacgttcatggaaagatacattttcaagatgttcgatgtttttgaacgggtagtattatagtccactttacagctgatttatgattattaattctaaagtcagatttttacggtaatattggcgttcaaaggagactccttttccttttgtattatccttaaaatgcaaaatttaaaaaaaaaacgtttatatacgtcgatgcgaaattcaaaaaggaacatacctgtcaaatttcatgaaaatattgctgcgtttcgttgtaaatgcggaacataaaaacatatacataaaaagaaatgcaaaaccgtcgacttgaatcttagacctcacttcgctcggtcaattaaatgaACGAGTACCTTTTGGTACTCGTTGCTGGCACTCAAACTTGAATTTTGCTGCCAACGCCAATTAAAAATTGAAGTTTTTACTGCATTTCTTTATgaagtatttgttttatttatgattgttaACTCTATGATTAAATAAGTAAGAACTGTTGGTGTTCGAAAGCAGTGTATACagattatgaattaattatttgataattaactGGATTAAGTTTCTCTTATTTTATAAAAGATTTaacataaattgaaataaacgATTTTcatctttgtttttttttaaccCTTGAAAATATGTTCTTAAAGAAGCGCATGACTTGTGTTGTTGCAGCAACGTGACAACTACATTCGGTCGGTGAAGCTGTTGCCCGACGGCCGCACCCTGATTGTTGGCGGCGAGGCAAGCAACCTGTCCATCTGGGACCTGGCGTCGCCGACGCCCCGCATCAAGGCCGAACTCACTTCGAGTGCCCCCGCCTGCTATGCGCTGGCCATCAGTCCTGACTCAAAGGTAACCGTCGATGTTAACCCATAATCCTAGTTTTCACCAGTGGAGTATTCACAGATCGAGAATACTGGAATACTAACACTActgagctaactctactctacttggtcgagtaactgttcaCTAGTAGGTAAaatgtgttgtctagtgaacagaactaaccttagaATGTCATGTACTCTACTCTACTTCAGAGTGACtttactctactagctcgagactgttttcgtCAGCATAGTactggtagagtagagtgagaagcgatGGTGGGAGAAGgaaagtggtagagtactatctcAAGGTGCTATCCCACtttactctactaaaaactagtactctatcatgaacgttttcattgaaAGAGCTCACAAGAGAGTTAGTACtagcccagggaactctaccactaactctactaatgaaaaccaggctttaagGCTGTAAAGGctaaaaaactttctactggtgatatttttttcaaagtttctcgatctgtatactatcaagctatcaaaatgaaaaggtttCTCAGGAATATATTTTCGTACCGTTACATTGAAAAGTGACAATTTCTTCGAAAccactgtttcgaagaggtactctatctagattatagttctatagtaacatatgatatggaaatttcaattataattaagagattgggagaagaagaatatacatgctaaaagacgaactttaaaaccttaaaaacaacccttagagtatTGCCAAatgatttcttagtgcgcctctaaagggtcaactgaacctacctaccaaatttgaacgtttttggtccggtagatttttagttatgcgagtgagtgagtgagtgagtcagtcagtcagtcagtgagtgagtgccatttcgcttttatatataggcctatagatataaaattttgttaaaaaacTGGGAATTTAAAAATCTTTAACTCTGTtgctaatattattttattgtaactgaattatattgtacaaatttgtaatttcatgtgaaaataaattgaatcttcagtTTAGTAGTAATGTTGGAAAATAAGATTAGTACTCTATAGGGTGTTGTTGTATGCAGGTATGCTTCAGCTGTTGTTCGGATGGCAACATAGCCGTGTGGGACCTGCATAACCAGTCGCTTGTGCGACAGTTCCAAGGCCACACTGACGGTGCGTCATGCATTGACATCAGCGCTGATGGCACCAAGCTGTGGACGGGCGGCCTTGACAACACTGTGCGCTCCTGGGATCTGAGGGAGGGCCGTCAGTTGCAGCAGCACGACTTCTCTTCACAGGTAAACTGAACTTTTGGCccatattactttccttgccctattaacataggtaaggaaagtattgctttccgaaaaatgaaggtaccccaatttctaaatttctatacgtttcaagttcccctgagcccaaaaaagtggtttttgggtattggtgtgtgtgtgtgtgtgtgtgtgtgtgtgtgtgtgtggtgtgtgtgtggtgtgtgtgtgtgtggtgtgtgtgtgttgtgtgtggtgtgtggtgtgtgtgtgtgtgtgtgtgtgtgtgtgtgtgtgtgtgtgtgtgtgtgtgtgtatgtgtgtgtgtgtgtgtgtgtgtgtgtgtgttgtgtgtgtgtgtgtgtgtgtgtgtgtggtgtgtgtggtgtgtatgtatgtatgtatgtgtatgtgcatcttgtacacgatatctcatctcccaattatcggaatgacttgaaatttggaacttaaggtccttacaatataaggatccgacacgaacaatttcgatcaaatgcaattcaagatggcggctaaaatggagaaaatgttgtcaaaaatagggtttttcgcgattttttcaaaaacggctccaacgatttcgattaaatttatacctagaatagtcattgataagctctatcaactgctacaagtccaaTATCTGTAAATATTTCAGGAGATCCGCCTCatatatgcaaagtttgattttagattcctaattatcaggcttcagatgcaatttaaacaaaaaaagtggaaaagaatgagcatgaaaatctctacaattaatgttcagtaacaattttacctaaaattgaaaatatgcttgaaattcgagaaaatgtgattatccaattgcaaactattggcaactgttgattctattaaatttttcaccatgaagagatagcagtgcgccacaccagatttttttgtacaGAAATGTGCCAGGGGTGAATAGGGAAGCATAGGCGTCGTCCGATGAGCGATCAGGGAAAAAGTAGTCcactgagcgatccattgttcagaataacaataaggataggcCAACGCTGTGAATGGGAGGACATGGatgtcattaaggctgtgcaaaggctaaaaataaactttctactggtgatatttttcaatgtttttcgattagtatatcatcaagctatcaaaatgaaaaagtttctcaggaaaacattttttttccgatgTTTTTGGGTGTGTAAGTTCAATGATTACTTTCAAcaatttacttgaaaatttatgtTCAACGATTACTTTCGTTcgatttcaacaatttccttgAAAATTTATGTTCAACGATTACTTCAGTTCGATTTCAAcaatttacttgaaaatttatgtTCAACGATTACTCTCGTTTGCTTTCAACAATTTACTTGAAAGTTTATGTTCAACGATTACTTTCGTTTGCTTTCAacaattcacttgaaaatttatgtTCAACGATTACTCTCGTTTGCTTTCAACAGTTTACTTGAAAGTTTATGTTCAACGATTACTTTCGTTTGCTTTCAacaattcacttgaaaatttatgtTCAACGTTTACTCTCGTTTGCTTTCAAcaatttacttgaaaatttatgtTCAACGATTACTCTCGTTTGATTTCAAcaatttacttgaaaatttatgtTCAACGATTACTTCAGTTTGCTTTCAACAATTTACTTGAAAATTCATGTTCAACGATTACTTTCGTTTGCTTTCAACAATTTACTTGAAAATTCATGTTCAACGATTACTTTCGTTTGTTTCCATTTCTAACACATTTACTATTTACTGATGgtaaaaatgatgattttgcaGATCTTCTCGCTGGGCTACTGTCCGACGGGCGAGTGGCTGGCGGTGGGCATGGAGAATAGCAATGTGGAAGTGTTGCACGCGCACAAGCCTGACAAGTACCAGCTGCACCTGCACGAGTCGTGTGTGCTCTCTCTGCGATTCGCCGCTTGTGGCAAGTGGTTTGTCTCCACCGGCAAGGACAACCTGCTCAACGCCTGGCGAACGCCCTATGGTGCCAGCATATTCCaggtaaattaattaaaaatccatactataaaaatctggtgtggtacactcacacaactttccttgctcattgaactgtaagcctcattctcaaaccagaataatttaggggaataacataatgacgattggcggcaacatatttgcaactacgatcagactactatataattgttttcagagtactttttccttcgtgtaaattgtgaaattcgatgaattttttaaaagtcgtcaaaacagctgttctgcagatgaaatatcttgactatgactgtgttctttttataaactgctctacctacttagagaaggaggttactaagccatttctcaaggatggggtggaccccacaTCAGtctcccaggaaaaagactcatgccagttgatagagctgataaatgaCTATACaggttatgaatttgaaaaaaatcgttagagccgtttttgagaaaatcgtgaaaaacatggttttttagtaactgtcatttttctcaagaatattacggagctcctgcaattttccaagaaatgagactcatgtcagttgatagggcttatgaatagctgtCCATggtataaaatttgaagaaaatcgttagagccgttttcgagaaaaacatggctttttagtaattatccgccatcttgaattgaactttattgaatttcttattttcggatcctcatggtataaggaccttaagtttgaaatttaaagtcaatcggttaactagaaatggagttatcgtgttcacagacataaacacacacgcacacatacacacacacaaaccaacacccaaaaatcatgtttttggactcaggggaccttgaaacgtgtagaaagcttgaaattagggtatcttaattttttttggaaagcaatactttccttacctataaataataataataatatcgagtgacctggctggctcaggtctggtgtcagagttttcaggtcgcaactgatcaatttcagggcctctgacatgacctaacgactgctctttaggcagccgggaccgacggcttaacgtgtccatccgaaacacgggagtggccagagataaatatcttgtccgggccgggatttgaacctatggtaatagggcgaggaaagtaaaaagaaaagaactggcttatatacgtatgggataggaaaatcatgtttgacgcatcatcacgtctcaactactggactgattaacttgaaattttgcatatacattcttaaCTAACCGAATATGGGTCTAGGCCTTCTTCAAACACTTGAAggttccactcggtcaagttctcagtttgtcaagttttgaaatagacccttgcggagcacgggttacctgcttgtCATCAATAAAAAGGGACCAGCACAGTGAAACTATACTTTTATAGTTTCTATGATTTTTGATTGTACTgctagtccagtcactatatagattacaatttatattgtggttccgattttttaatatactgtattatttggatacatgagagatgTCCAGAACCAGTTTTTAAGCAACATTTTTCTTGTGCCAGTTACAGAGTGGCTCAAAAACCGCATATTTTCGGTCATTTTTAcagttttcagttatttccACGAAATCCAATAATCAGACTTTTTTTATGTTATGAAATcttctctatatataaaaatgaatgtctgtttgtgtgtttgtttggtccctatagactcgaaaactacttgacagaacggcatgaaactttgggaatatgctGTGTGAATATATTGGGgttggtttctgaccagaaattttgataggggggctaataataatttagatattaatccattttacagacctatgttttcgaaattgtcggccgagcggctaacgtagaacgggaagatcatcatgattcattcaagatcatgttgtgataatatgattcagcatatgaacttaccagctgtaataaacacgtcactctgtgataaaattgttttctggtattaaaacggtagtttcaagcacataggaagtccgtattgagatgaaaataaaaatattgattgtcagataaatttcatgattcaccaaataaagacaagtgtgacatgagatacatagACTtcttggcggtacgaagttcgccgggtaagctagttctaaataaaatgagattagATAACAGTTGTACCTGATGAAACTGGGTTCTTATCTAGGGAGAGTCTCAGTTCCTCTCGATATCACTTCATCTAGTGCCTATTTTGTGTGAAACTAGAACAAAGAGAAGTTGAGCTGTTCTGTTCATTGAATCTAACTAACCTCAAcctgcaagggtctattttaaaacttgacaaactgaaaactaaacctactggaatcttgaagaatttgaaataggcctataaacaccctcggttaattaagaatctatatgcaacatttcaagttaatcagttgagtagttcagacgtgatgatgcgtcgaacataattttcctatcccgtacgtgtataagccatttCATTCCTATATTATAGCATTGATTATGTTTCAAAAGTTGGATTAGGGCATTAgtatttactttccttgccgtattacctagttaggaaagtattgctttccgaaaaaaattaaagtaccccaatttctaaatttttatacgttATAAGGTGCactaagtccaaaaaagtggt contains:
- the LOC111047810 gene encoding LOW QUALITY PROTEIN: protein groucho (The sequence of the model RefSeq protein was modified relative to this genomic sequence to represent the inferred CDS: deleted 1 base in 1 codon) — its product is MKKEIVCLWLVNVCVCRAYSFHVSAEGQMQPVPFPPDALIGPGIPRHARQINTLSHGEVVCAVTISNPTKYVYTGGKGCVKVWDISQPGSKSPVSQLDCLQRDNYIRSVKLLPDGRTLIVGGEASNLSIWDLASPTPRIKAELTSSAPACYALAISPDSKVCFSCCSDGNIAVWDLHNQSLVRQFQGHTDGASCIDISADGTKLWTGGLDNTVRSWDLREGRQLQQHDFSSQIFSLGYCPTGEWLAVGMENSNVEVLHAHKPDKYQLHLHESCVLSLRFAACGKWFVSTGKDNLLNAWRTPYGASIFQSKESSSVLSCDISADDKYIVTGSGDKKATVYEVIY